A DNA window from Trypanosoma brucei brucei TREU927 chromosome 10, whole genome shotgun sequence contains the following coding sequences:
- a CDS encoding hypoxanthine-guanine phosphoribosyltransferase, giving the protein MEPACKYDFATSVLFTEAELHTRMRGVAQRIADDYSNCNLKPLENPLVVVSVLRGSFVFTADMVRILGDFGVPTRVEFLRASSYGHDTKSCGRVDVKADGLCDIRGKHVLVLEDILDTALTLREVVDSLKKSEPASIKTLVAIDKPGGRKIPFTAEYVVADVPNVFVVGYGLDYDQSYREVRDVVILKPSVYETWGKELERRKAAVKAKL; this is encoded by the coding sequence atgGAACCAGCTTGCAAATACGACTTCGCAACGAGTGTCCTCTTTACAGAGGCAGAACTACACACTCGCATGCGCGGTGTGGCGCAGCGTATTGCCGATGACTACAGCAACTGCAATTTGAAGCCACTTGAAAATCCTCTGGTAGTTGTGTCTGTATTGAGAGGCAGCTTCGTCTTCACTGCTGACATGGTTCGCATTCTTGGTGATTTTGGCGTCCCCACACGTGTGGAATTCCTGCGGGCCTCGTCATATGGTCACGATACTAAAAGTTGTGGTCGAGTTGACGTGAAGGCTGACGGTCTTTGTGACATCCGCGGCAAACATGTCCTTGTTTTGGAGGATATACTTGATACTGCGCTGACGTTGAGGGAAGTGGTGGACAGCTTGAAAAAGAGCGAACCCGCGAGCATTAAAACCCTCGTGGCTATCGACAAACCCGGTGGACGTAAAATACCTTTCACTGCGGAATACGTTGTGGCGGATGTTCCCAATGTGTTCGTGGTTGGCTACGGGTTGGATTACGACCAATCATACCGTGAGGTGCGTGATGTTGTAATCCTAAAACCGAGCGTGTATGAAACATGGGGAAAGGAACTTGAGCGGAGGAAGGCCGCTGTGAAGGCAAAACTGTAA
- a CDS encoding protein kinase, putative (similar to SP:Q8VDF3: Death-associated protein kinase 2 (EC 2.7.1.37) (DAP kinase 2) (DAP-kinase related protein 1) (DRP-1). {Mus musculus}; similar to SP:Q9ES74: Serine/threonine-protein kinase Nek7 (EC 2.7.1.37) (NimA-relatedprotein kinase 7). {), whose product MRSCCSCGKAWCCPERVEDRAEEILKGYVDCFGIDDYRNVQRMAELSGLLSHCSQVDWSNVAGSVSIGLIFRGKHVEDDCDVVVSVLKRPANKKDELSRYVQKEVGVLAINFPNIIRVVDYFSVIEGEWAYSMALLKWLGGDGIVEFFTQSVLGKGRASDVERDDIELRRHPTVDATRIMQGNVEGDYFDSKWRPSTPVREGNTCVVGDYEMYMDESLGKGQFGEVYRGKHIKEGYHVAMKIIKAPAKKRDETPDEISIMDLLGCPGHPNVVKAYGTYETIDDKNEPSYVLVLELCEGGDLKEYLAKHDPLSEAQARRIMRQLVDCLCFLRERGVMHRDLKPANILLTSCNIDEAVVKVADWGMAKVNSRKGSALEATEGEEMFESAVGTMAYMAPERLNFDSYDYQAEVWALGVIMYELLFARHPYIYPKATVCSADALLGAIARAEQLDMTNRAPSASTSTTDGAGGELSQQEGGYVNRRRLSPSCYELLRQMLHSEAKKRCTIIDVKNHVWFTHEEPRSAPVLVRGGSPRSVLADALGSASGVTLAGQALAEYPSAVDNSVLPVENCEGGRNVLTTLEKRQTILALREYIHILQYNIVERERDPGRGLVLLSYGWDLLSAAVNTVFSECSNVAGDTGGAANATNGPNMSASSSLFHDSLDDLKQVEGYIQTAASQLKQSLQSNQGTQTTASSAADNEEGVTQHSFTLMTRGTSLDCLPSAKELMLRHAVDLIRWAASEQLLLTPDDKREKQRGVLEAELEPKKLQGKKLWEDAMAILRLLLQQVVVYSPTVTTRSIIADATMGGSVQVLNVPLVPLTHEEDRRTVQALLHKVEGLYRNLFVRV is encoded by the coding sequence ATGAGATCTTGCTGTAGCTGTGGAAAGGCGTGGTGTTGCCCCGAACGAGTTGAGGACCGTGCCGAAGAGATTCTTAAGGGCTATGTTGATTGCTTTGGTATCGATGACTATAGGAATGTCCAGAGGATGGCGGAACTTTCTGGGCTTCTAAGCCATTGTAGCCAGGTGGACTGGAGTAATGTCGCCGGGAGCGTGAGCATTGGTCTTATTTTCCGTGGAAAACATGTGGAAGACGACTGCGACGTTGTGGTATCTGTGTTAAAGAGGCCTGCGAACAAGAAGGACGAGTTGAGCAGGTATGTGCAAAAAGAAGTGGGCGTGTTGGCCATAAATTTTCCCAATATTATTAGGGTTGTGGACTATTTTAGTGTTATCGAAGGTGAGTGGGCGTACTCCATGGCTCTTCTGAAGTGGTTGGGGGGTGATGGTATAGTGGAATTCTTCACTCAAAGCGTGCTAGGGAAAGGACGGGCCAGCGACGTGGAGAGGGATGATATCGAGCTGCGTCGACACCCGACAGTGGATGCCACACGTATAATGCAGGGAAATGTAGAAGGTGATTACTTTGATAGCAAATGGAGACCTAGTACCCCTGTACGCGAGGGCAACACATGTGTTGTTGGTGACTATGAAATGTACATGGATGAAAGCCTTGGAAAAGGGCAGTTTGGAGAAGTATACCGTGGGAAGCACATAAAAGAGGGGTATCATGTTGCCATGAAGATTATTAAGGCGCCAgcgaaaaagagggatgaaACACCCGACGAGATCAGTATAATGGACCTGCTTGGGTGCCCGGGTCATCCGAACGTCGTCAAAGCTTACGGTACTTACGAAACTATAGATGACAAAAATGAACCAAGCTACGTGCTCGTTCTGGAGCTCTGCGAGGGGGGAGACCTAAAAGAGTACTTGGCCAAGCACGACCCACTATCGGAGGCGCAAGCCCGACGTATTATGCGGCAGCTGGTTGACTGCTTGTGTTTCCTTAGGGAACGAGGTGTGATGCACCGTGATTTAAAGCCAGCCAATATTCTTCTAACATCCTGTAATATCGATGAGGCGGTAGTGAAAGTAGCCGACTGGGGTATGGCGAAGGTTAACAGTCGAAAGGGCTCCGCTTTGGAGGCCACGGAGGGCGAAGAAATGTTTGAATCTGCTGTTGGCACTATGGCTTACATGGCTCCGGAGCGCTTGAATTTCGATTCTTATGACTATCAAGCGGAGGTATGGGCACTGGGGGTTATCATGTACGAATTACTGTTCGCTAGACACCCTTATATCTACCCCAAAGCGACCGTCTGCTCGGCGGATGCTCTGCTTGGTGCTATTGCGCGTGCAGAGCAGTTGGATATGACAAATCGTGCGCCCTCTGCATCAACTTCTACGACAGACGGTGCGGGTGGGGAGCTGTCGCAACAGGAGGGAGGATACGTGAATCGAAGGCGCCTTTCGCCCAGCTGCTACGAATTGCTTCGGCAGATGCTGCATTCCGAGGCGAAAAAGCGCTGCACAATCATCGATGTGAAGAACCACGTGTGGTTTACTCATGAAGAGCCTCGAAGTGCACCTGTATTAGTGAGAGGAGGATCACCGAGGTCCGTACTTGCTGATGCTCTGGGGTCTGCAAGCGGGGTGACACTTGCGGGACAAGCGCTGGCTGAGTACCCCAGCGCAGTGGATAATTCAGTTCTCCCGGTTGAGAATTGTGAAGGCGGTAGAAATGTTTTAACGACTTTGGAGAAGAGGCAAACTATCTTGGCGCTTCGTGAGTATATTCATATTCTGCAATATAACATTGTAGAGAGGGAGCGTGACCCAGGCCGAGGCCTTGTTCTGCTATCCTACGGGTGGGATCTTCTTAGTGCGGCAGTAAATACCGTATTTTCGGAGTGCAGCAATGTTGCCGGGGATACGGGAGGAGCTGCCAACGCCACGAACGGTCCAAACATGAGTGCCTCATCGTCTCTCTTTCATGACTCCTTGGATGACCTCAAGCAGGTAGAAGGGTACATTCAAACAGCCGCGTCTCAGCTCAAACAGAGCCTTCAGAGTAACCAAGGTACTCAAACAACAGCAAGTTCAGCGGCGGACAACGAGGAGGGAGTTACACAGCACTCCTTCACGTTAATGACGCGAGGTACTTCGCTTGATTGCTTACCTTCCGCGAAGGAGTTGATGCTCCGGCACGCTGTTGATCTCATCCGCTGGGCGGCTTCTGAACAGCTTTTGCTGACCCCGGATGACAAACGCGAAAAACAGAGGGGGGTGTTAGAAGCTGAACTGGAGCCAAAGAAGTTACAGGGAAAGAAACTATGGGAGGACGCAATGGCCATTTTGCGTCTGCTGTTGCAGCAGGTGGTAGTTTACTCACCGACGGTGACCACCCGGTCCATCATCGCTGATGCCACTATGGGTGGCTCTGTGCAAGTGCTTAACGTACCTCTCGTTCCACTCACTCACGAGGAGGACAGGCGCACCGTCCAGGCTTTATTGCACAAAGTGGAGGGGCTCTACCGAAACCTATTCGTCAGAGTGTAG